One Nicotiana tomentosiformis chromosome 4, ASM39032v3, whole genome shotgun sequence genomic window carries:
- the LOC104114724 gene encoding probable lipid phosphate phosphatase 4: protein MKRIIRVKMPEIEFGGHTVRSHGAKVAKKHRCDWLILIVLVAMDGFLNYIQPFNRYTNAKMLEDLKFPFKEHDTIPMWAVPIFAVVLPCTVFLIYYHYRRDVYDLHHAILGVFYSVLVAAVITDSIKDAVGRPRPNFYYRCFPDGVEAFQTNGDVKCHGDPNIVKEGYKSFPSGHTSWSFAGLAFLSWYLCGKVKAFDRRGHAAKLCIVLLPLLFAALVGISRVDDYWHHWTDVFTGSIIGTVVASLCYLLFFPFPHDINGWAPHASIKMREKNGFHSSSVEMDTV, encoded by the exons ATGAAAAG AATAATACGGGTGAAGATGCCGGAAATAGAGTTTGGAGGGCACACGGTGAGATCCCATGGGGCTAAGGTGGCCAAAAAGCACAGATGTGACTGGTTGATTTTAATTGTGCTTGTTGCAATGGATGGCTTCTTAAACTACATTCAGCCTTTCAATCGCTACACTAATGCAAAAATGTTAGAAGATCTGAAATTTCCCTTCAAAGAGCACGACACAATACCAATGTGGGCCGTTCCT ATCTTTGCAGTAGTTCTGCCATGCACAGTATTTCTCATTTACTATCACTACAGGAGGGATGTTTATGATCTGCATCATGCGATATTGG GTGTCTTTTATTCTGTTCTAGTGGCTGCAGTAATCACCGATAGTATCAAAGATGCTGTTGGTCGTCCACGTCCAAATTTCTACTATAGGTGCTTCCCTGATGGAGTTGAG GCTTTTCAAACTAATGGGGATGTTAAGTGTCATGGAGACCCAAATATTGTGAAAGAAGGATATAAAAGCTTTCCCAGTGGACATACCTCAT GGTCCTTTGCTGGTCTTGCGTTCCTCTCGTGGTACCTGTGCGGAAAAGTGAAGGCTTTTGACAGAAGAGGCCATGCTGCAAAACTCTGCATTGTTCTGCTTCCTTTACTGTTTGCTGCATTAGTCGGAATTTCTCGGGTTGATGACTATTGGCATCACTGGACAGATGTATTCACTGGATCCATTATAG GAACCGTGGTTGCCTCGTTATGCTACCTGCTTTTCTTCCCATTCCCTCATGATATCAATG GGTGGGCACCTCATGCATCTattaaaatgagagaaaaaaatgGATTCCATTCTTCATCAGTAGAAATGGACACTGTGTAA
- the LOC138909654 gene encoding uncharacterized protein has product MPTCILAKWQILLTEFDIVYVTRTAMKAQTLANHLAENPVDDEYGYLNTYFPDEEVNLVEEVVQDDNQIWKLYFDGAILVSPTGQHYPVTVHSQFHNKLVDVLATLASMLPYSGNTHIEPLEIQLRDQHGYCNTIEVEPDGEPWYRDIKQFLKTREYPKHANMDQNITIRRLSNGFLLSGEILYKRTPNLNLLRCVDAKEAEMIMKEVHSRVCGLHMNGYVLAKKILLAGYYWLTMERDCFRFVRKCHQCQIHSDLIHSPPLELYPMSAPSPFVAWGMDIIGPIETKASNGHKFILVTIDYFTKWVEAITLKAVTTKAIEVYEQFKIEHRNSTPNRPKANGATNKNIKKILRKMVQGYGKMVRETAFCLVGATPYLLVYGTEAVIPVEVEIPSL; this is encoded by the exons ATGCCAACCTGCATATTGGCAAAGTGGCAAATCTTGCTCacagagtttgatattgtttatgtcacccgtactgccatgaaggcacaaactttggctaatcatctggcagaaaacccggttgatgatgagtATGGATATTTGAAcacatacttcccagatgaagaggttaatttagttgaagaagtagtCCAAGATGACAATCAAATTTGGAAACTCTACTTTGATGGGGCAATTCTTGTATCACCTACTGGGCAACATTACCCTGTCACG gtacattcccagttTCATAATAAATTAGTTGATGTCTTGGCTACCCTggcctcaatgcttccatatTCGGGTAATACTCACATTGAACCATTAGAAATTCAACTTCGggatcaacatggttattgcaaCACAATTGAAGTAGAACcggatggtgaaccatggtaccgTGATATTAAACAGTTTCTGAAAACAAGAGAATATCCGAAACATGCCAATATGGATCAAAATATAACTATTAGGCGACTCTCTAATGGTTTCCTTTTGAGTggggaaatcctatacaaaagGACTCCAaatttgaatttgttgagatgtgtggatgccaaagaagctgaaatGATTATGAAGGAAGTGCATTCGAGAGTATGTGGTctgcacatgaatggatatgtcctagcaaagaaaatccttctggcaggatattattggcttactatggagcgagattgctttcgttttgttcgcaagtgccacCAGTGTCAAATTCATAGTGATTTGATTCACTCGCCTCCTTTAGAGTTGTATCCTATGTCTGCTCCTTCGCCttttgttgcttggggaatggacatcattggaccaatcgagacaaaagcttcaaatgggcacaaatTCATCTTGGTtacaattgattacttcaccaaatgggtggaagctattaCGTTGAAAGCAGTCACCACGAAAGCAAta GAGGTATatgaacaatttaaaattgagcatcgCAATTCTACTCCTAACCGGCCCAAAGCTAATGGAGCTacgaataagaacatcaagaagattcttaggaagatggTCCAAGGGTATGGAAAAATGGTACGAGAAACTGCCTTTTGCTTAGTTGGCGCAACACCCTACTtgttggtttatggcactgaagcaGTCATACCTGttgaagttgagattccctctctctaA